The window GCACGCCGCTTGATCAATCATGTGTTATGTATCGAGACTGGGGTCAGACGTGCTCGGCAACTATGACCGCGAAGTAGTAGTCCATTGCTGGATCGCACCCGCTGACAGATGATTCGGCGCCATTGGGATCATATACGCGAATGTCGAGATCGACGATTGCCAGACCTCCTATTCATACGCATTCCCCCCAATAGTGGAGTAGACGCACATGTTCCTGTTCGGCGCGAAATCCATGCACGTTGAGGCCAGAATCCCCGCTATTTCACCTTAAACCTATTGCCCGTATTCGCATAGACAAATGCCGTCAGTCCTCCGACAATCACAAGCACAATGACCACCGTGCTCATCCAGCCGACTTCAAGTATGACCCCTACCATGGCCAACACCATGCATGCAGCGAAGAAGAGCATCAACCCTCCTCCAAATCTGCCTAAAGCTCTCTTGTCATACGCTTTTCTTTGCTCGGGTGTAGCTGCGAAATAGGCGGTATACAGGGTTAAGCACTTCTCGTTGATAAGCAGTATCCCGAGCGCAGCGAAAACCGCTGCAGCAACAACGCATCCGATGATATCCGCCAGCATTTGCCTTCCTCCCTACCTTGGCGCGTGTTCCGCCGAAGCTGTCGTCCGACGAACACCATCCAGTCGATGTCGGGGCGAAGCAATGCGATGCGCGGCGTAGGTCAGTTCTCTGGTTGATGGTTGGTTGATTCGCTGCGGTTGATGTTCCACCTTCCGCATGGATTCCCACTTAAGGCGTATGCGATTTCAACTGTGAACGAGCCGGTCGAAGACCGCATCGGCGACTGATGGGTCAAGTGCCAGCGCACATCAATGTCATCGTTTCGTCCACCGCTGCCTTCACGTCTCCGCTACCAGCCACTTGCTATGTGATGCGTATGGCCTTGCGGTCCACATAGGCGCTTCTGCATCCACACAGTGAGCGGCCCGGTTGGGGTTCCAGGGGCTTTCCAAGCTGACCGGGGGCCGTCGAGATCTTGATGAGCGCGCAGAGCACCCAGTAGTATAGTGGACCCGGGAATTTGGACACTGCAGCGAGGAGAAATAAGATAGACTGTGGCCATGAGGAAGAGCTATACACCATCGTTCAAGGCTGAAGTCGTAATTGCGCTTCTCAGGGAGGACAAGCCCCTATCCAGGATTGCGTCAGAGGTAGGCGTATCCCCCTCGCTGTTGTCCCGCTGGAAGGCCACTGCCGTTGAGAACATGAAGAACCTGTTCGCAGATGAAGAGCGCTCTGAGGAAGCGCTGAGAGCCGCCCATGAGCGGGAGCTAAAGGAGCTTTATGCGGAGATCGGAAAGCTGAACACCCAGCTGTCCTGGTTAAAAAAAAGGACTGGAATCAACCGTGTCCAGGGCTGAACGCGCTGCACTGCTTGAGCTGGACGGATCGACGATTCCTCTCAGCTTGCAGGCCAAGCTTCTCGGTGTGAGCAGATCTAGCCTGTACTACACTCCGAGGCCGCCGTCGCCGGAGGAGGTGGCAATCAGACGCCAGATAGACGAGATATACACGGCGCACCCCTTTTTCGGCTCAAGACGCATAACTGAAATGCTGCGCAGGCAAGGTTGGCATGTGAACCGGAAACGTATTCAGCGATGCATGCGCGATATGCAGATCGCCGGCATCTGCCCGGGCCCCAATCTGAGCCGTCGCGACCTTCAGAGCAGGCTATTCCCCTATCTGCTCAGGGGTCTGGAGATCACGAGACCCAACCAGGTTTGGGGCATAGACATCACGTATATACGGCTCCGGGAAAGCTGGATGTATCTCGTGGCCGTCATAGACTGGTTCTCTCGCTACATTGTCGGATGGGAGGTGGATGAGACGCTCGAGATG is drawn from Clostridia bacterium and contains these coding sequences:
- a CDS encoding DUF3784 domain-containing protein — encoded protein: MLADIIGCVVAAAVFAALGILLINEKCLTLYTAYFAATPEQRKAYDKRALGRFGGGLMLFFAACMVLAMVGVILEVGWMSTVVIVLVIVGGLTAFVYANTGNRFKVK
- a CDS encoding IS3 family transposase (programmed frameshift), translated to MRKSYTPSFKAEVVIALLREDKPLSRIASEVGVSPSLLSRWKATAVENMKNLFADEERSEEALRAAHERELKELYAEIGKLNTQLSWLKKRTGINVSRAERAALLELDGSTIPLSLQAKLLGVSRSSLYYTPRPPSPEEVAIRRQIDEIYTAHPFFGSRRITEMLRRQGWHVNRKRIQRCMRDMQIAGICPGPNLSRRDLQSRLFPYLLRGLEITRPNQVWGIDITYIRLRESWMYLVAVIDWFSRYIVGWEVDETLEMPFVLAAVGKALDTARPEVLNSDQGSHFTSLQYIDLVKSAGVQISMDGKGRAWDNIFVERFWRSLKYEEVYLKDYSIPREARLGIGEYMGFYNHQRPHQALAYRTPAEVYLG